A single genomic interval of Rhodothermales bacterium harbors:
- a CDS encoding nitroreductase: protein MPREQTALDTDSLAELIASRRTIHTFLLEPPPEAAIRRALELARWAPNHKLTEPWRFYLIGRPTADAIVELNTEILTKTLGAGGAASKRTRWLEIPGWLVVTCQRSDKPMRMKEDYAACCCAIQNAMLFLWNEGIGMKWATGDVIRDPRFYDLLAIDIDQEEVVGLFWYGYPAEVPETKRKPLEEVLRTRP from the coding sequence ATGCCTCGCGAACAAACCGCGCTCGACACCGACTCGCTGGCCGAACTCATCGCGTCGCGCCGTACCATTCACACCTTCCTGCTCGAACCTCCGCCCGAGGCCGCCATCCGCCGCGCGCTCGAACTCGCCCGCTGGGCGCCAAACCATAAATTGACGGAGCCGTGGCGGTTTTACCTCATCGGCCGGCCCACGGCGGATGCCATCGTCGAGCTCAACACTGAGATCCTGACGAAAACGCTCGGTGCCGGCGGCGCGGCCTCCAAACGCACCCGCTGGCTCGAAATACCGGGCTGGCTTGTCGTCACCTGCCAGCGATCGGATAAACCGATGCGGATGAAGGAAGACTACGCCGCCTGCTGCTGCGCCATTCAGAATGCGATGCTTTTCCTGTGGAACGAGGGCATCGGCATGAAATGGGCCACGGGAGATGTCATCCGCGACCCGCGGTTTTACGACCTGCTCGCGATCGACATCGACCAGGAAGAAGTGGTCGGCCTGTTCTGGTACGGCTACCCGGCGGAGGTGCCCGAGACGAAACGCAAACCGCTGGAAGAGGTGCTGCGGACGCGGCCTTGA
- a CDS encoding TonB-dependent receptor: protein MMRFASLFLVCLLVYSSRPAVAQNWGEVEGHVTEQSTGRPIPGATVLVDGTNYGTAADEAGYYHVRLPARRYALRFSSVGYLPHVDSVTVVRDRVVTLDARLGEERLEMEGITVEDAAGYQDAGVYELDPAAIQRIPTPLKDGYQALKVVPGVVTNNELSSQYSVRGGGFNENLIFLNGFEVYMPFRPRQGEQEGLGLFNAEMAERVTFYTGGFPARYGGKLSSALDVQYRRPAGEPLSASASLSLLDASATASSSLLGGRMGWVAGFRKARARYLFSTQELKGNYEPDYTDVQLFTTYQLSPRHDLEAMGIWAEHVFSLDPSNKRTFFGTVSQDPRVPSNLQSLWLDFTGEERDGYATRFGGFRVNSQLGRRLRAMHDVSYFRTVEEERFDISGSAVLYLVDPGSDPDNNTDFLATGISRTEDEADNRIGVDTWTAQSRWLLGLDRHAFEAGGFARNLQFSDRLTEKSVIIGRSQEGDVVRIVVDSLDGAATLDAWQAGFYVQDAIDLLPESGRLVLTGGLRSDYYSFNGEWTISPRLSARFLASDQTTLTASAGIYYQAPAYRELRGEPDPAINLLDNLNRDLRSQRSFQVVAGVERFLPQSRLYLRAEGYYKDLKHVVSYDIENVRVVYSGENDAEGESFGLDLQLRGEFVPGLESWANYSFLMSRERFLPAFQDDFKRGSNPRPSDQRHTVSIYIADYIPGDETWKLHLRTLFGSGLPYTPPIEGERIGNIVTQIPGERFSARYQRYFRFDMGITKEVVVAERRGRSPVALEITGEILNVFNMVNTVAYSWIPRSDGIWTRVPTRLTPRTINVRMGLRF, encoded by the coding sequence ATGATGCGCTTCGCCTCTCTTTTTCTTGTCTGTCTCCTGGTATACAGTAGCCGCCCGGCCGTCGCCCAGAACTGGGGCGAAGTGGAGGGTCATGTGACCGAACAGTCCACGGGCCGGCCGATCCCCGGCGCGACAGTGCTCGTTGATGGCACCAACTACGGCACGGCGGCTGATGAGGCCGGATATTACCACGTTCGCCTTCCCGCTCGCCGATACGCGCTGCGCTTCTCGTCGGTCGGGTACCTGCCGCACGTCGACTCCGTCACGGTGGTCCGGGATCGGGTAGTCACACTCGACGCACGCCTGGGCGAGGAACGCCTGGAGATGGAAGGCATCACCGTGGAGGATGCCGCCGGCTATCAGGATGCCGGCGTCTATGAGCTCGACCCCGCGGCCATCCAGAGGATACCTACCCCGCTCAAGGACGGGTATCAGGCGTTGAAAGTCGTACCCGGCGTGGTGACGAACAACGAGTTATCGAGCCAGTACTCGGTGCGGGGCGGTGGTTTTAATGAGAATCTGATCTTCCTGAACGGTTTTGAAGTGTACATGCCATTTCGTCCGCGCCAGGGCGAGCAGGAAGGGTTGGGCCTTTTTAATGCCGAGATGGCCGAGCGGGTGACGTTTTATACCGGCGGTTTCCCGGCGCGGTATGGCGGCAAACTCTCGTCGGCGCTGGATGTGCAGTACCGCCGGCCGGCCGGCGAGCCGCTGAGCGCCTCCGCCTCGCTATCGCTCCTCGATGCCTCCGCCACCGCCTCGTCGTCGCTCCTCGGGGGGCGCATGGGCTGGGTGGCCGGCTTTCGGAAGGCACGCGCGCGTTACCTGTTCAGCACCCAGGAGCTGAAGGGAAATTACGAGCCCGACTATACCGACGTCCAGCTCTTCACCACCTACCAGCTTTCGCCCCGCCACGACCTCGAGGCGATGGGCATCTGGGCGGAGCATGTGTTCAGCCTCGACCCGAGTAATAAGCGGACGTTTTTTGGGACCGTCAGTCAGGACCCCCGCGTCCCCTCCAACCTCCAGTCGCTCTGGCTCGATTTCACCGGTGAGGAGCGAGACGGCTATGCCACCCGCTTCGGCGGCTTCCGGGTGAACAGCCAGCTGGGCCGCCGGCTGCGGGCGATGCATGACGTGTCGTATTTTCGGACGGTTGAAGAGGAGCGTTTCGACATCTCGGGTTCGGCCGTGCTCTACCTCGTCGACCCCGGCAGCGACCCGGACAACAACACGGATTTCCTGGCCACGGGCATCTCACGCACGGAAGACGAAGCGGATAACCGGATCGGTGTGGACACCTGGACGGCGCAGAGCCGCTGGCTGTTGGGGTTGGACCGACACGCGTTCGAGGCCGGCGGTTTCGCCCGCAACCTCCAGTTCAGCGACCGGCTGACGGAAAAATCCGTTATCATCGGTCGCTCACAGGAGGGCGATGTCGTCCGCATCGTCGTCGACAGCCTCGACGGCGCCGCGACACTGGACGCGTGGCAGGCCGGCTTTTACGTGCAAGACGCCATCGACCTCCTGCCTGAATCCGGCCGGCTGGTCCTGACGGGCGGTTTGCGGTCGGACTATTACTCCTTCAATGGTGAGTGGACGATATCCCCTCGTCTCTCGGCTCGCTTCCTGGCCTCGGACCAAACAACGCTCACAGCGTCGGCCGGTATCTACTACCAGGCGCCGGCGTATCGCGAGTTGCGCGGCGAGCCGGACCCTGCGATCAACCTGCTCGACAACCTGAACCGCGACCTGCGTTCCCAGCGCTCGTTTCAGGTGGTGGCCGGCGTCGAACGGTTCCTGCCGCAGTCCCGTCTCTATCTGCGCGCAGAGGGCTATTACAAGGACCTCAAACACGTCGTCTCCTACGACATCGAGAACGTCCGAGTGGTCTACTCCGGCGAAAACGATGCGGAGGGGGAGTCCTTCGGATTGGACCTCCAACTTCGGGGCGAATTTGTGCCCGGGCTCGAGAGCTGGGCGAATTACAGCTTTTTGATGTCCCGCGAGCGGTTCTTGCCGGCGTTCCAGGACGACTTCAAGCGCGGCAGCAACCCCCGACCCTCGGATCAGCGCCACACAGTGTCGATCTACATCGCCGACTATATTCCGGGGGACGAAACGTGGAAACTCCATCTCCGCACCCTGTTCGGGAGCGGGCTGCCGTATACCCCGCCCATCGAGGGCGAGCGAATCGGCAATATTGTCACCCAGATTCCCGGGGAGCGGTTTTCGGCCCGCTACCAGCGCTATTTCCGGTTCGACATGGGCATCACGAAAGAGGTCGTGGTCGCCGAACGCCGCGGTCGCTCCCCCGTGGCGCTGGAGATCACCGGGGAGATTTTGAACGTCTTCAACATGGTCAATACCGTCGCCTATTCCTGGATTCCGAGGAGTGACGGGATCTGGACCCGCGTCCCGACCCGGTTGACGCCGCGCACCATCAACGTGCGGATGGGATTACGGTTTTAA